A DNA window from Bos indicus isolate NIAB-ARS_2022 breed Sahiwal x Tharparkar chromosome 9, NIAB-ARS_B.indTharparkar_mat_pri_1.0, whole genome shotgun sequence contains the following coding sequences:
- the ERMARD gene encoding endoplasmic reticulum membrane-associated RNA degradation protein isoform X8: protein MEILVGEPIATCLSPSVYDMICKLGFEVRESCDISRIVTQNGEVCWKKITDCMVYTESAQGLDHPESVRLLGPVCQAVHLHLSSLPEGQFEMRYAPALQWTGVPELFPEILGALRSPESPSICLSLMKLSSCLERALGDVYLLIGKDCPFLLRDLLASEELAQVFGQPVMDVLKVFVGSPRGLNLRNVLWHGFAAPQEVPPKYCSMMVLLTAGLGQLLTGFLQQTNFTLAHRPFVTLTSLEDLIVFPDVTSEVLSVLEEVMKKSTFILKIMLPYWEVALTKLKSHRFADCAILLLMQLETGLRRVFAEVNECPKRLLTAEILAKHLNDGKINQLPLFLGEPAMEKAAVGSLINLAGTYVSRCHPASQLKKQVLSCEGSVGAWPLLPLPEEAEREPVRSEGDSETDVCSSLITEIVAELCCHVPETHRAAHLPGPLPPEEWPRLLHVLCSIPVRTLFCPRAVLEVLAVLRRVSAHCRRVCGQVAVCVELRRRQWEDRSLRSRQRRNYLRLVRSMKLLSPMLYLILLLIALELINIHMVLGKNASEYQQYLRFLKCILQYTENLAACTRQDRNKWDDAVRLTHTALLKIWTFIEKKQMLMHLAEKSTIKVV from the exons CCCAGGGTCTGGACCACCCGGAAAGCGTGCGGCTGCTGGGCCCCGTGTGCCAGGCCGTCCACCTGCATCTGTCGTCTCTGCCCGAGGGGCAGTTTGAAATGCGATACGCACCGGCGCTCCAGTGGACAGGTGTTCCAGAG TTATTTCCTGAAATACTTGGTGCCTTGAGGAGTCCTGAATCTCCCAGTATTTGCCTCAGCCTCATGAAGCTCTCGTCGTGTCTGGAGCGAGCCCTGGGTGAT GTATATTTACTGATTGGGAAGGACTGCCCCTTTCTTTTAAGAGATCTGCTCGCATCTGAGGAACTTGCTCAAGTCTTTGGGCAGCCTGTG ATGGACGTGCTCAAGGTCTTCGTGGGCTCTCCGCGCGGGCTCAACCTCCGCAACGTCCTGTGGCACGGCTTCGCAGCCCCTCAGGAGGTTCCGCCCAA ATACTGCTCAATGATGGTGCTGCTGACAGCAGGACTGGGTCAGCTACTGACCGGCTTCCTTCAACAGACGAACTTCACATTGGCACATCGACCTTTCGTGACTCTTACGAGCCTAGAGGATTTGATCGTTTTTCCTG ATGTTACATCTGAGGTGCTTTCAGTATTAGAAGAAGTGATGAAGAAGTCCACGTTTATACTGAAAATCATGTTGCCATATTGGGAAGTTGCATTAACCAAGTTAAAGTCTCACAG GTTTGCTGACTGTGCCATATTGTTGTTGATGCAGCTGGAGACTGGACTTAGGAGGGTGTTTGCTGAAGTTAACGAATGTCCAAAGAGGCTTCTCACTGCTGAG ATATTGGCAAAACACTTGAATGATGGTAAAATCAACCAACTTCCTCTTTTCCTGGGAGAGCCTGCAATG GAAAAAGCAGCGGTGGGGTCACTGATTAACCTTGCAGGAACCTACGTTTCTCGCTGCCACCCAGCTTCTCAGCTTAAAAAACAG GTGCTGAGCTGTGAGGGGAGCGTTGGAGCTTGGCCTCTGCTGCCTTTGCCCGAAGAAGCTGAAAGGGAGCCTGTGCG ATCAGAAGGTGATTCTGAAACAGATGTCTGCAGCTCTTTAATCACAGAAATCGTGGCTGAGCTGTGTTGCCATGTGCCTGAGACACACCGCGCTGCCCACCTCCCAGGGCCCCTTCCTCCTGAGGA GTGGCCCCGCCTGCTCCATGTGCTCTGCAGCATCCCCGTGCGGACCCTCTTCTGCCCCCGAGCTGTCCTGGAGGTGCTGGCTGTGCTCCGGAGGGTCAGCGCCCACTGCCGCCGCGTTTGTGGACAGGTAGCCGTGTGCGTGGAGCTGAGGCGCAGGCAGTGGGAGGACCGAAGCCTGCGCTCACGGCAGAGGCGGAATTACCTGCGTCTGGTGCGCAG TATGAAGCTTCTGTCTCCGATGCTTTACCTGATTTTATTGCTGATTGCACTGGAATTGATCAACATTCACATGGTTCTTGGGAAGAATGCTTCAGAATACCAGCAGTACCTGAG GTTCTTAAAGTGCATCTTGCAGTACACAGAGAACCTTGCAGCTTGCACCAGGCAAGACAGGAACAAGTGGGACGACGCTGTCCGTCTCACACACACGGCCTTGTTGAAGATTTGGACTTTTATTGAGAAGAAACAGATGTTAATGCATTTAGCCGAGAAATCCACCATTAAAGTCGTCTGA
- the ERMARD gene encoding endoplasmic reticulum membrane-associated RNA degradation protein isoform X1 yields MEILVGEPIATCLSPSVYDMICKLGFEVRESCDISRIVTQNGEVCWKKITDCMVYTESAQGLDHPESVRLLGPVCQAVHLHLSSLPEGQFEMRYAPALQWTGVPELFPEILGALRSPESPSICLSLMKLSSCLERALGDVYLLIGKDCPFLLRDLLASEELAQVFGQPVMDVLKVFVGSPRGLNLRNVLWHGFAAPQEVPPKYCSMMVLLTAGLGQLLTGFLQQTNFTLAHRPFVTLTSLEDLIVFPDVTSEVLSVLEEVMKKSTFILKIMLPYWEVALTKLKSHRFADCAILLLMQLETGLRRVFAEVNECPKRLLTAESTVLYTTFDEILAKHLNDGKINQLPLFLGEPAMEFLWDFLNHQEGPRLRDRLSHGEVSLPEFPKEAASQLLAFCFVLLLRFIDEDLLAVFKEKAAVGSLINLAGTYVSRCHPASQLKKQVLSCEGSVGAWPLLPLPEEAEREPVRSEGDSETDVCSSLITEIVAELCCHVPETHRAAHLPGPLPPEEWPRLLHVLCSIPVRTLFCPRAVLEVLAVLRRVSAHCRRVCGQVAVCVELRRRQWEDRSLRSRQRRNYLRLVRSMKLLSPMLYLILLLIALELINIHMVLGKNASEYQQYLRFLKCILQYTENLAACTRQDRNKWDDAVRLTHTALLKIWTFIEKKQMLMHLAEKSTIKVV; encoded by the exons CCCAGGGTCTGGACCACCCGGAAAGCGTGCGGCTGCTGGGCCCCGTGTGCCAGGCCGTCCACCTGCATCTGTCGTCTCTGCCCGAGGGGCAGTTTGAAATGCGATACGCACCGGCGCTCCAGTGGACAGGTGTTCCAGAG TTATTTCCTGAAATACTTGGTGCCTTGAGGAGTCCTGAATCTCCCAGTATTTGCCTCAGCCTCATGAAGCTCTCGTCGTGTCTGGAGCGAGCCCTGGGTGAT GTATATTTACTGATTGGGAAGGACTGCCCCTTTCTTTTAAGAGATCTGCTCGCATCTGAGGAACTTGCTCAAGTCTTTGGGCAGCCTGTG ATGGACGTGCTCAAGGTCTTCGTGGGCTCTCCGCGCGGGCTCAACCTCCGCAACGTCCTGTGGCACGGCTTCGCAGCCCCTCAGGAGGTTCCGCCCAA ATACTGCTCAATGATGGTGCTGCTGACAGCAGGACTGGGTCAGCTACTGACCGGCTTCCTTCAACAGACGAACTTCACATTGGCACATCGACCTTTCGTGACTCTTACGAGCCTAGAGGATTTGATCGTTTTTCCTG ATGTTACATCTGAGGTGCTTTCAGTATTAGAAGAAGTGATGAAGAAGTCCACGTTTATACTGAAAATCATGTTGCCATATTGGGAAGTTGCATTAACCAAGTTAAAGTCTCACAG GTTTGCTGACTGTGCCATATTGTTGTTGATGCAGCTGGAGACTGGACTTAGGAGGGTGTTTGCTGAAGTTAACGAATGTCCAAAGAGGCTTCTCACTGCTGAG tCAACAGTTCTTTATACTACCTTCGATGAA ATATTGGCAAAACACTTGAATGATGGTAAAATCAACCAACTTCCTCTTTTCCTGGGAGAGCCTGCAATG GAATTTCTCTGGGATTTCCTAAACCATCAGGAGGGTCCCCGTCTAAGAGATCGGTTAAGCCATGGGGAAGTCAGTTTACCTGAATTTCCGAAAGAAGCAGCCAGTCAGCTGCTTGCGTTTTGCTTTGTCCTTTTACTCAGATTTATCGATGAAGATCTGTTAGCAGTGTTTAAG GAAAAAGCAGCGGTGGGGTCACTGATTAACCTTGCAGGAACCTACGTTTCTCGCTGCCACCCAGCTTCTCAGCTTAAAAAACAG GTGCTGAGCTGTGAGGGGAGCGTTGGAGCTTGGCCTCTGCTGCCTTTGCCCGAAGAAGCTGAAAGGGAGCCTGTGCG ATCAGAAGGTGATTCTGAAACAGATGTCTGCAGCTCTTTAATCACAGAAATCGTGGCTGAGCTGTGTTGCCATGTGCCTGAGACACACCGCGCTGCCCACCTCCCAGGGCCCCTTCCTCCTGAGGA GTGGCCCCGCCTGCTCCATGTGCTCTGCAGCATCCCCGTGCGGACCCTCTTCTGCCCCCGAGCTGTCCTGGAGGTGCTGGCTGTGCTCCGGAGGGTCAGCGCCCACTGCCGCCGCGTTTGTGGACAGGTAGCCGTGTGCGTGGAGCTGAGGCGCAGGCAGTGGGAGGACCGAAGCCTGCGCTCACGGCAGAGGCGGAATTACCTGCGTCTGGTGCGCAG TATGAAGCTTCTGTCTCCGATGCTTTACCTGATTTTATTGCTGATTGCACTGGAATTGATCAACATTCACATGGTTCTTGGGAAGAATGCTTCAGAATACCAGCAGTACCTGAG GTTCTTAAAGTGCATCTTGCAGTACACAGAGAACCTTGCAGCTTGCACCAGGCAAGACAGGAACAAGTGGGACGACGCTGTCCGTCTCACACACACGGCCTTGTTGAAGATTTGGACTTTTATTGAGAAGAAACAGATGTTAATGCATTTAGCCGAGAAATCCACCATTAAAGTCGTCTGA
- the ERMARD gene encoding endoplasmic reticulum membrane-associated RNA degradation protein isoform X5 produces the protein MEILVGEPIATCLSPSVYDMICKLGFEVRESCDISRIVTQNGEVCWKKITDCMVYTESAQGLDHPESVRLLGPVCQAVHLHLSSLPEGQFEMRYAPALQWTGVPELFPEILGALRSPESPSICLSLMKLSSCLERALGDVYLLIGKDCPFLLRDLLASEELAQVFGQPVMDVLKVFVGSPRGLNLRNVLWHGFAAPQEVPPKYCSMMVLLTAGLGQLLTGFLQQTNFTLAHRPFVTLTSLEDLIVFPDVTSEVLSVLEEVMKKSTFILKIMLPYWEVALTKLKSHRFADCAILLLMQLETGLRRVFAEVNECPKRLLTAEEFLWDFLNHQEGPRLRDRLSHGEVSLPEFPKEAASQLLAFCFVLLLRFIDEDLLAVFKEKAAVGSLINLAGTYVSRCHPASQLKKQVLSCEGSVGAWPLLPLPEEAEREPVRSEGDSETDVCSSLITEIVAELCCHVPETHRAAHLPGPLPPEEWPRLLHVLCSIPVRTLFCPRAVLEVLAVLRRVSAHCRRVCGQVAVCVELRRRQWEDRSLRSRQRRNYLRLVRSMKLLSPMLYLILLLIALELINIHMVLGKNASEYQQYLRFLKCILQYTENLAACTRQDRNKWDDAVRLTHTALLKIWTFIEKKQMLMHLAEKSTIKVV, from the exons CCCAGGGTCTGGACCACCCGGAAAGCGTGCGGCTGCTGGGCCCCGTGTGCCAGGCCGTCCACCTGCATCTGTCGTCTCTGCCCGAGGGGCAGTTTGAAATGCGATACGCACCGGCGCTCCAGTGGACAGGTGTTCCAGAG TTATTTCCTGAAATACTTGGTGCCTTGAGGAGTCCTGAATCTCCCAGTATTTGCCTCAGCCTCATGAAGCTCTCGTCGTGTCTGGAGCGAGCCCTGGGTGAT GTATATTTACTGATTGGGAAGGACTGCCCCTTTCTTTTAAGAGATCTGCTCGCATCTGAGGAACTTGCTCAAGTCTTTGGGCAGCCTGTG ATGGACGTGCTCAAGGTCTTCGTGGGCTCTCCGCGCGGGCTCAACCTCCGCAACGTCCTGTGGCACGGCTTCGCAGCCCCTCAGGAGGTTCCGCCCAA ATACTGCTCAATGATGGTGCTGCTGACAGCAGGACTGGGTCAGCTACTGACCGGCTTCCTTCAACAGACGAACTTCACATTGGCACATCGACCTTTCGTGACTCTTACGAGCCTAGAGGATTTGATCGTTTTTCCTG ATGTTACATCTGAGGTGCTTTCAGTATTAGAAGAAGTGATGAAGAAGTCCACGTTTATACTGAAAATCATGTTGCCATATTGGGAAGTTGCATTAACCAAGTTAAAGTCTCACAG GTTTGCTGACTGTGCCATATTGTTGTTGATGCAGCTGGAGACTGGACTTAGGAGGGTGTTTGCTGAAGTTAACGAATGTCCAAAGAGGCTTCTCACTGCTGAG GAATTTCTCTGGGATTTCCTAAACCATCAGGAGGGTCCCCGTCTAAGAGATCGGTTAAGCCATGGGGAAGTCAGTTTACCTGAATTTCCGAAAGAAGCAGCCAGTCAGCTGCTTGCGTTTTGCTTTGTCCTTTTACTCAGATTTATCGATGAAGATCTGTTAGCAGTGTTTAAG GAAAAAGCAGCGGTGGGGTCACTGATTAACCTTGCAGGAACCTACGTTTCTCGCTGCCACCCAGCTTCTCAGCTTAAAAAACAG GTGCTGAGCTGTGAGGGGAGCGTTGGAGCTTGGCCTCTGCTGCCTTTGCCCGAAGAAGCTGAAAGGGAGCCTGTGCG ATCAGAAGGTGATTCTGAAACAGATGTCTGCAGCTCTTTAATCACAGAAATCGTGGCTGAGCTGTGTTGCCATGTGCCTGAGACACACCGCGCTGCCCACCTCCCAGGGCCCCTTCCTCCTGAGGA GTGGCCCCGCCTGCTCCATGTGCTCTGCAGCATCCCCGTGCGGACCCTCTTCTGCCCCCGAGCTGTCCTGGAGGTGCTGGCTGTGCTCCGGAGGGTCAGCGCCCACTGCCGCCGCGTTTGTGGACAGGTAGCCGTGTGCGTGGAGCTGAGGCGCAGGCAGTGGGAGGACCGAAGCCTGCGCTCACGGCAGAGGCGGAATTACCTGCGTCTGGTGCGCAG TATGAAGCTTCTGTCTCCGATGCTTTACCTGATTTTATTGCTGATTGCACTGGAATTGATCAACATTCACATGGTTCTTGGGAAGAATGCTTCAGAATACCAGCAGTACCTGAG GTTCTTAAAGTGCATCTTGCAGTACACAGAGAACCTTGCAGCTTGCACCAGGCAAGACAGGAACAAGTGGGACGACGCTGTCCGTCTCACACACACGGCCTTGTTGAAGATTTGGACTTTTATTGAGAAGAAACAGATGTTAATGCATTTAGCCGAGAAATCCACCATTAAAGTCGTCTGA
- the ERMARD gene encoding endoplasmic reticulum membrane-associated RNA degradation protein isoform X9, translating to MEILVGEPIATCLSPSVYDMICKLGFEVRESCDISRIVTQNGEVCWKKITDCMVYTESAQGLDHPESVRLLGPVCQAVHLHLSSLPEGQFEMRYAPALQWTGVPELFPEILGALRSPESPSICLSLMKLSSCLERALGDVYLLIGKDCPFLLRDLLASEELAQVFGQPVMDVLKVFVGSPRGLNLRNVLWHGFAAPQEVPPKYCSMMVLLTAGLGQLLTGFLQQTNFTLAHRPFVTLTSLEDLIVFPDVTSEVLSVLEEVMKKSTFILKIMLPYWEVALTKLKSHRFADCAILLLMQLETGLRRVFAEVNECPKRLLTAEEKAAVGSLINLAGTYVSRCHPASQLKKQVLSCEGSVGAWPLLPLPEEAEREPVRSEGDSETDVCSSLITEIVAELCCHVPETHRAAHLPGPLPPEEWPRLLHVLCSIPVRTLFCPRAVLEVLAVLRRVSAHCRRVCGQVAVCVELRRRQWEDRSLRSRQRRNYLRLVRSMKLLSPMLYLILLLIALELINIHMVLGKNASEYQQYLRFLKCILQYTENLAACTRQDRNKWDDAVRLTHTALLKIWTFIEKKQMLMHLAEKSTIKVV from the exons CCCAGGGTCTGGACCACCCGGAAAGCGTGCGGCTGCTGGGCCCCGTGTGCCAGGCCGTCCACCTGCATCTGTCGTCTCTGCCCGAGGGGCAGTTTGAAATGCGATACGCACCGGCGCTCCAGTGGACAGGTGTTCCAGAG TTATTTCCTGAAATACTTGGTGCCTTGAGGAGTCCTGAATCTCCCAGTATTTGCCTCAGCCTCATGAAGCTCTCGTCGTGTCTGGAGCGAGCCCTGGGTGAT GTATATTTACTGATTGGGAAGGACTGCCCCTTTCTTTTAAGAGATCTGCTCGCATCTGAGGAACTTGCTCAAGTCTTTGGGCAGCCTGTG ATGGACGTGCTCAAGGTCTTCGTGGGCTCTCCGCGCGGGCTCAACCTCCGCAACGTCCTGTGGCACGGCTTCGCAGCCCCTCAGGAGGTTCCGCCCAA ATACTGCTCAATGATGGTGCTGCTGACAGCAGGACTGGGTCAGCTACTGACCGGCTTCCTTCAACAGACGAACTTCACATTGGCACATCGACCTTTCGTGACTCTTACGAGCCTAGAGGATTTGATCGTTTTTCCTG ATGTTACATCTGAGGTGCTTTCAGTATTAGAAGAAGTGATGAAGAAGTCCACGTTTATACTGAAAATCATGTTGCCATATTGGGAAGTTGCATTAACCAAGTTAAAGTCTCACAG GTTTGCTGACTGTGCCATATTGTTGTTGATGCAGCTGGAGACTGGACTTAGGAGGGTGTTTGCTGAAGTTAACGAATGTCCAAAGAGGCTTCTCACTGCTGAG GAAAAAGCAGCGGTGGGGTCACTGATTAACCTTGCAGGAACCTACGTTTCTCGCTGCCACCCAGCTTCTCAGCTTAAAAAACAG GTGCTGAGCTGTGAGGGGAGCGTTGGAGCTTGGCCTCTGCTGCCTTTGCCCGAAGAAGCTGAAAGGGAGCCTGTGCG ATCAGAAGGTGATTCTGAAACAGATGTCTGCAGCTCTTTAATCACAGAAATCGTGGCTGAGCTGTGTTGCCATGTGCCTGAGACACACCGCGCTGCCCACCTCCCAGGGCCCCTTCCTCCTGAGGA GTGGCCCCGCCTGCTCCATGTGCTCTGCAGCATCCCCGTGCGGACCCTCTTCTGCCCCCGAGCTGTCCTGGAGGTGCTGGCTGTGCTCCGGAGGGTCAGCGCCCACTGCCGCCGCGTTTGTGGACAGGTAGCCGTGTGCGTGGAGCTGAGGCGCAGGCAGTGGGAGGACCGAAGCCTGCGCTCACGGCAGAGGCGGAATTACCTGCGTCTGGTGCGCAG TATGAAGCTTCTGTCTCCGATGCTTTACCTGATTTTATTGCTGATTGCACTGGAATTGATCAACATTCACATGGTTCTTGGGAAGAATGCTTCAGAATACCAGCAGTACCTGAG GTTCTTAAAGTGCATCTTGCAGTACACAGAGAACCTTGCAGCTTGCACCAGGCAAGACAGGAACAAGTGGGACGACGCTGTCCGTCTCACACACACGGCCTTGTTGAAGATTTGGACTTTTATTGAGAAGAAACAGATGTTAATGCATTTAGCCGAGAAATCCACCATTAAAGTCGTCTGA
- the ERMARD gene encoding endoplasmic reticulum membrane-associated RNA degradation protein isoform X7 — MEILVGEPIATCLSPSVYDMICKLGFEVRESCDISRIVTQNGEVCWKKITDCMVYTESAQGLDHPESVRLLGPVCQAVHLHLSSLPEGQFEMRYAPALQWTGVPELFPEILGALRSPESPSICLSLMKLSSCLERALGDVYLLIGKDCPFLLRDLLASEELAQVFGQPVMDVLKVFVGSPRGLNLRNVLWHGFAAPQEVPPKYCSMMVLLTAGLGQLLTGFLQQTNFTLAHRPFVTLTSLEDLIVFPDVTSEVLSVLEEVMKKSTFILKIMLPYWEVALTKLKSHRFADCAILLLMQLETGLRRVFAEVNECPKRLLTAESTVLYTTFDEILAKHLNDGKINQLPLFLGEPAMEKAAVGSLINLAGTYVSRCHPASQLKKQVLSCEGSVGAWPLLPLPEEAEREPVRSEGDSETDVCSSLITEIVAELCCHVPETHRAAHLPGPLPPEEWPRLLHVLCSIPVRTLFCPRAVLEVLAVLRRVSAHCRRVCGQVAVCVELRRRQWEDRSLRSRQRRNYLRLVRSMKLLSPMLYLILLLIALELINIHMVLGKNASEYQQYLRFLKCILQYTENLAACTRQDRNKWDDAVRLTHTALLKIWTFIEKKQMLMHLAEKSTIKVV, encoded by the exons CCCAGGGTCTGGACCACCCGGAAAGCGTGCGGCTGCTGGGCCCCGTGTGCCAGGCCGTCCACCTGCATCTGTCGTCTCTGCCCGAGGGGCAGTTTGAAATGCGATACGCACCGGCGCTCCAGTGGACAGGTGTTCCAGAG TTATTTCCTGAAATACTTGGTGCCTTGAGGAGTCCTGAATCTCCCAGTATTTGCCTCAGCCTCATGAAGCTCTCGTCGTGTCTGGAGCGAGCCCTGGGTGAT GTATATTTACTGATTGGGAAGGACTGCCCCTTTCTTTTAAGAGATCTGCTCGCATCTGAGGAACTTGCTCAAGTCTTTGGGCAGCCTGTG ATGGACGTGCTCAAGGTCTTCGTGGGCTCTCCGCGCGGGCTCAACCTCCGCAACGTCCTGTGGCACGGCTTCGCAGCCCCTCAGGAGGTTCCGCCCAA ATACTGCTCAATGATGGTGCTGCTGACAGCAGGACTGGGTCAGCTACTGACCGGCTTCCTTCAACAGACGAACTTCACATTGGCACATCGACCTTTCGTGACTCTTACGAGCCTAGAGGATTTGATCGTTTTTCCTG ATGTTACATCTGAGGTGCTTTCAGTATTAGAAGAAGTGATGAAGAAGTCCACGTTTATACTGAAAATCATGTTGCCATATTGGGAAGTTGCATTAACCAAGTTAAAGTCTCACAG GTTTGCTGACTGTGCCATATTGTTGTTGATGCAGCTGGAGACTGGACTTAGGAGGGTGTTTGCTGAAGTTAACGAATGTCCAAAGAGGCTTCTCACTGCTGAG tCAACAGTTCTTTATACTACCTTCGATGAA ATATTGGCAAAACACTTGAATGATGGTAAAATCAACCAACTTCCTCTTTTCCTGGGAGAGCCTGCAATG GAAAAAGCAGCGGTGGGGTCACTGATTAACCTTGCAGGAACCTACGTTTCTCGCTGCCACCCAGCTTCTCAGCTTAAAAAACAG GTGCTGAGCTGTGAGGGGAGCGTTGGAGCTTGGCCTCTGCTGCCTTTGCCCGAAGAAGCTGAAAGGGAGCCTGTGCG ATCAGAAGGTGATTCTGAAACAGATGTCTGCAGCTCTTTAATCACAGAAATCGTGGCTGAGCTGTGTTGCCATGTGCCTGAGACACACCGCGCTGCCCACCTCCCAGGGCCCCTTCCTCCTGAGGA GTGGCCCCGCCTGCTCCATGTGCTCTGCAGCATCCCCGTGCGGACCCTCTTCTGCCCCCGAGCTGTCCTGGAGGTGCTGGCTGTGCTCCGGAGGGTCAGCGCCCACTGCCGCCGCGTTTGTGGACAGGTAGCCGTGTGCGTGGAGCTGAGGCGCAGGCAGTGGGAGGACCGAAGCCTGCGCTCACGGCAGAGGCGGAATTACCTGCGTCTGGTGCGCAG TATGAAGCTTCTGTCTCCGATGCTTTACCTGATTTTATTGCTGATTGCACTGGAATTGATCAACATTCACATGGTTCTTGGGAAGAATGCTTCAGAATACCAGCAGTACCTGAG GTTCTTAAAGTGCATCTTGCAGTACACAGAGAACCTTGCAGCTTGCACCAGGCAAGACAGGAACAAGTGGGACGACGCTGTCCGTCTCACACACACGGCCTTGTTGAAGATTTGGACTTTTATTGAGAAGAAACAGATGTTAATGCATTTAGCCGAGAAATCCACCATTAAAGTCGTCTGA
- the ERMARD gene encoding endoplasmic reticulum membrane-associated RNA degradation protein isoform X2: MEILVGEPIATCLSPSVYDMICKLGFEVRESCDISRIVTQNGEVCWKKITDCMVYTESAQGLDHPESVRLLGPVCQAVHLHLSSLPEGQFEMRYAPALQWTGVPELFPEILGALRSPESPSICLSLMKLSSCLERALGDVYLLIGKDCPFLLRDLLASEELAQVFGQPVMDVLKVFVGSPRGLNLRNVLWHGFAAPQEVPPKYCSMMVLLTAGLGQLLTGFLQQTNFTLAHRPFVTLTSLEDLIVFPDVTSEVLSVLEEVMKKSTFILKIMLPYWEVALTKLKSHRFADCAILLLMQLETGLRRVFAEVNECPKRLLTAEILAKHLNDGKINQLPLFLGEPAMEFLWDFLNHQEGPRLRDRLSHGEVSLPEFPKEAASQLLAFCFVLLLRFIDEDLLAVFKEKAAVGSLINLAGTYVSRCHPASQLKKQVLSCEGSVGAWPLLPLPEEAEREPVRSEGDSETDVCSSLITEIVAELCCHVPETHRAAHLPGPLPPEEWPRLLHVLCSIPVRTLFCPRAVLEVLAVLRRVSAHCRRVCGQVAVCVELRRRQWEDRSLRSRQRRNYLRLVRSMKLLSPMLYLILLLIALELINIHMVLGKNASEYQQYLRFLKCILQYTENLAACTRQDRNKWDDAVRLTHTALLKIWTFIEKKQMLMHLAEKSTIKVV, from the exons CCCAGGGTCTGGACCACCCGGAAAGCGTGCGGCTGCTGGGCCCCGTGTGCCAGGCCGTCCACCTGCATCTGTCGTCTCTGCCCGAGGGGCAGTTTGAAATGCGATACGCACCGGCGCTCCAGTGGACAGGTGTTCCAGAG TTATTTCCTGAAATACTTGGTGCCTTGAGGAGTCCTGAATCTCCCAGTATTTGCCTCAGCCTCATGAAGCTCTCGTCGTGTCTGGAGCGAGCCCTGGGTGAT GTATATTTACTGATTGGGAAGGACTGCCCCTTTCTTTTAAGAGATCTGCTCGCATCTGAGGAACTTGCTCAAGTCTTTGGGCAGCCTGTG ATGGACGTGCTCAAGGTCTTCGTGGGCTCTCCGCGCGGGCTCAACCTCCGCAACGTCCTGTGGCACGGCTTCGCAGCCCCTCAGGAGGTTCCGCCCAA ATACTGCTCAATGATGGTGCTGCTGACAGCAGGACTGGGTCAGCTACTGACCGGCTTCCTTCAACAGACGAACTTCACATTGGCACATCGACCTTTCGTGACTCTTACGAGCCTAGAGGATTTGATCGTTTTTCCTG ATGTTACATCTGAGGTGCTTTCAGTATTAGAAGAAGTGATGAAGAAGTCCACGTTTATACTGAAAATCATGTTGCCATATTGGGAAGTTGCATTAACCAAGTTAAAGTCTCACAG GTTTGCTGACTGTGCCATATTGTTGTTGATGCAGCTGGAGACTGGACTTAGGAGGGTGTTTGCTGAAGTTAACGAATGTCCAAAGAGGCTTCTCACTGCTGAG ATATTGGCAAAACACTTGAATGATGGTAAAATCAACCAACTTCCTCTTTTCCTGGGAGAGCCTGCAATG GAATTTCTCTGGGATTTCCTAAACCATCAGGAGGGTCCCCGTCTAAGAGATCGGTTAAGCCATGGGGAAGTCAGTTTACCTGAATTTCCGAAAGAAGCAGCCAGTCAGCTGCTTGCGTTTTGCTTTGTCCTTTTACTCAGATTTATCGATGAAGATCTGTTAGCAGTGTTTAAG GAAAAAGCAGCGGTGGGGTCACTGATTAACCTTGCAGGAACCTACGTTTCTCGCTGCCACCCAGCTTCTCAGCTTAAAAAACAG GTGCTGAGCTGTGAGGGGAGCGTTGGAGCTTGGCCTCTGCTGCCTTTGCCCGAAGAAGCTGAAAGGGAGCCTGTGCG ATCAGAAGGTGATTCTGAAACAGATGTCTGCAGCTCTTTAATCACAGAAATCGTGGCTGAGCTGTGTTGCCATGTGCCTGAGACACACCGCGCTGCCCACCTCCCAGGGCCCCTTCCTCCTGAGGA GTGGCCCCGCCTGCTCCATGTGCTCTGCAGCATCCCCGTGCGGACCCTCTTCTGCCCCCGAGCTGTCCTGGAGGTGCTGGCTGTGCTCCGGAGGGTCAGCGCCCACTGCCGCCGCGTTTGTGGACAGGTAGCCGTGTGCGTGGAGCTGAGGCGCAGGCAGTGGGAGGACCGAAGCCTGCGCTCACGGCAGAGGCGGAATTACCTGCGTCTGGTGCGCAG TATGAAGCTTCTGTCTCCGATGCTTTACCTGATTTTATTGCTGATTGCACTGGAATTGATCAACATTCACATGGTTCTTGGGAAGAATGCTTCAGAATACCAGCAGTACCTGAG GTTCTTAAAGTGCATCTTGCAGTACACAGAGAACCTTGCAGCTTGCACCAGGCAAGACAGGAACAAGTGGGACGACGCTGTCCGTCTCACACACACGGCCTTGTTGAAGATTTGGACTTTTATTGAGAAGAAACAGATGTTAATGCATTTAGCCGAGAAATCCACCATTAAAGTCGTCTGA